Proteins encoded in a region of the Panicum hallii strain FIL2 chromosome 3, PHallii_v3.1, whole genome shotgun sequence genome:
- the LOC112884942 gene encoding rho GTPase-activating protein 5-like, producing the protein MTEVALLRGPTNLASPASRGSASSSLRYLANADSDVLPGSGSPEDPAGSTGSRRLQERRGQEAAGGEEEEEEEERWSFLALLFELLRKSLLGCRTVGGGGGEGERGGCGMEIGLPTDVQHVAHVTFDRFHGFLGLPVEFEPEVPRRAPSASASVFGVSTESMQCSYDSRGNSVPTILLMMQRRLYEQGGLRAEGIFRINAENSQEEFVRDQLNSGIVPDGIDVHCLAGLIKAWFREMPSGVLDSIPPEQVMQCQSEEDCARVAKCLPPAEAALLDWAVNLMADVVQEEQINKMNDRNIAMVFAPNMTQMADPLTALMYAVQVMNFLKMLVQKTLKDRGESNPEDVLLPQKDPSDENGHQKPSVTLDSLLEDGSRRPSFAKEEPLLSSPAHSTGDKSNETNTTEGVTAQASEVVTSVEDSTSCLQPANASPTAIADASGANATNFLQGKGNRSLNRRRARKSKGQSGTRTTPAVEKSRGVSIVSRINSKVERIEAWR; encoded by the exons ATGACGGAGGTGGCGCTCCTCCGGGGCCCGACCAACCTCGCTTCCCCCGCAAGCCGCggctccgcctcctcctcgctgCGCTATTTAGCCAATGCCGACAGCGACGTGCTCCCAGGAAGCGGCAGCCCGGAAGACCCTGCGGGATCTACAGGAAGCCGACGACTCCAAGAACGGCGCGGGCAAGAGGCAgcaggaggggaggaggaggaggaagaagaggagcggTGGTCGTTCTTGGCGCTGCTGTTTGAGCTGCTGCGGAAGTCGCTGCTCGGGTGCAGgacggtcggcggcggcggcggcgaaggcgaaCGCGGCGGCTGTGGGATGGAGATTGGGTTGCCCACGGACGTGCAGCACGTGGCGCACGTCACGTTCGATAGGTTCCATGGATTCCTGGGTCTCCCCGTTGAGTTCGAGCCCGAGGTGCCTCGCCGCGCTCCCAGCGCAAG TGCAAGTGTCTTCGGAGTTTCAACAGAATCCATGCAGTGTTCCTATGATTCCAGAGGAAACAGTGTCCCGACAATCCTCTTGATGATGCAGAGACGCCTTTATGAACAGGGTGGTCTTCGG GCAGAAGGTATCTTCCGTATAAATGCAGAGAATAGCCAGGAGGAGTTTGTAAGAGACCAGTTAAATAGTGGAATCGTTCCTGATGGCATTGATGTCCACTGTTTGGCTGGTCTAATCAAA GCCTGGTTTAGAGAGATGCCAAGCGGGGTGCTGGACTCTATCCCACCAGAACAGGTGATGCAATGCCAATCGGAAGAGGATTGTGCCCGGGTTGCGAAATGCCTTCCACCAGCTGAAGCAGCTTTGCTTGACTGGGCTGTTAATCTAATGGCTGATGTAGTCCAAGAAGaacagataaacaagatgaacgATCGCAATATTGCAATGGTTTTTGCACCAAATATGACTCAG ATGGCAGATCCTTTGACTGCACTAATGTATGCGGTCCAAGTGATGAATTTTCTCAAGATGCTGGTACAAAAGACCCTCAAGGATAGAGGGGAGTCCAATCCAGAGGATGTTTTGCTGCCCCAGAAGGATCCATCTGATGAAAATGGGCATCAGAAACCCAGCGTGACACTGGATTCTCTCCTTGAGGATGGATCCAGGCGCCCTTCTTTTGCCAAGGAAGAGCCCCTTCTGAGCAGTCCTGCACACAGCACTGGTGATAAATCTAATGAAACTAATACCACTGAAGGAGTCACTGCTCAGGCAAGTGAAGTCGTAACGAGTGTGGAGGACTCTACTAGCTGCTTGCAACCTGCAAATGCTAGTCCGACTGCTATTGCTGATGCTTCCGGTGCGAATGCTACAAATTTTCTTCAAGGCAAGGGGAACCGAAGCCTGAATCGTAGGAGGGCAAGAAAGAGCAAGGGTCAGTCTGGTACACGTACTACACCTGCAGTTGAGAAATCAAGAGGTGTGAGCATCGTGAGCCGAATAAACTCCAAGGTTGAACGGATCGAAGCATGGAGATGA
- the LOC112884375 gene encoding uncharacterized protein LOC112884375 produces the protein MKIISKAWRSYKNKLLKCWKKKENPFDKYADLTKEAWDELVQKWNTPEFQQSSEYFRGLRARNELDHHLGSAGYAGKQRKWEQEDEMLAERGIENPYESFEGRLAPFMRARSKLTEDGNINFYSTSAEEVAQRALMESSQGSNEGVREFDALTRALGTREQRGRVRGVSSQLTWKEGFPKHKGRYRKRTRDSSSKVDIDEIKKQVKMEMFGELKTIFESQGLPFPDLPGK, from the exons atgaagatcatctctaaagcctggaggagctacaagaacaa gcttttaaagtgttggaagaagaaagagaaccctTTTGACAAGTATGCGGACTTGACAAAAGAAGCCTGGGACGAGCTTGTTCAAAAGTGGAATACTCCCGAGTTCCAACAGTCAAGTGAGTATTTTCGGGGTCTCCGAGCGCGGAACGAGCTTGACCACCACCTTGGCTCAGCGGGATATGCTGGAAAGCAACGCAAGTGGGAGCAGGAGGATGAGATGCTGGCAGAGAGGGGCATTGAGAATCCCTATGAATCGTTTGAGGGACGGCTGGCACCATTTATGCGTGCTAGGTCAAAGCTCACGGAGGATGGCAATATCAATTTCTACAGCACGAGCGCTGAGGAAGTTGctcaaagggctttgatggagagcagccaaggttcaaatgaaggagTGAGGGAGTTTGATGCGCTCACCAGGGCTTTGGGAACCCGTGAGCAACGGGGTCGTGTCCGTGGTGTTTCCAGTCAGTTGACCTGGAAGGAGGGGTTCCCTAAACACAAAGGCAGATATCGGAAGCGGACTCGAGActcctcatcaaaggttgacaTAGATGAGATCAAAAAGCAGGTGAAGATGGAGATGTTTGGAGAGCTAAAGACCATCTTCGAGTCTCAGGGATTGCCATTCCCTGATTTGCCGGGGA agtag
- the LOC112884376 gene encoding SH3 domain-containing protein C23A1.17-like, which translates to MSQLEGVQVRADCAVVKIDLLHEFAKNIKLDVPPDDMTTTLRDAVARRVQWRRAGIDINPADADSVPTTEPQPQSPAVPPTFSEPWPQLPDTWEALPDPHPPVPTQPQITPPPPVPTEPATAPKKPSKANPVRKKQSRPMATKREISEGKKKVERIKHPVTRAYTSENPKYRVGKSLLSVPELQTAGQYCVDLHNYYMRNAHATRDKASNRKEVWVH; encoded by the exons atgtcccagcttgaaggtgtccag GTCAGGGCTGATTGTGCTGTGGTCAAGATTGACTTACTGCATGAGTTTGCTAAGAATATCAAGCTGGATGTGCCACCAGATGACATGACCACCACTTTGCGGGATGCAGTTGCGAGAAGGGTTCAGTGGCGGAGAGCTGGTATTGATATTaatccagcagatgcagattcAGTACCGACCACTGAACCTCAGCCACAGAGTCCTGCAGTGCCACCGACGTTTTCTGAGCCATGGCCACAGCTGCCGGATACATGGGAAGCGTTACCGGATCCGCATCCTCCTGTCCCTACTCAGCCTCAGATTACcccccctccacctgttccgacagagccagctaccgctcccaagaagccaagcaaggctaatcctgtgaggaagaagcagagtaggCCGATGGCGACAAAGCGGGAGATCTCAGAGGGTAAGAAAAAGGTGGAGCGGATAAAACACCCGGTTACAAGGGCTTACACTTCTGAGAATCCAAAGTACAGGGTTGGAAAGTCCTTGCTTAGTGTCCCTGAGCTTCAGACAGCAGGTCAATATTGTGTGGACCTGCACAACTACTACATGCGCAAT gcacatgcaacaagagacaaGGCGTCGAACCGGAAAGAAGTGTGGGTACATTGA
- the LOC112884943 gene encoding protein FAF-like, chloroplastic: MAAPMASDGGLRRLFEKPLPENPTLLEALSAWNRDIHPNKPIDPASFTEIFGELHFQEKQQPDRAILVSQPPPRPRPPPRTASWLDIAAEAEMSNLSKDDSSLDGLLRPKPASTVATVKRSASFCMKKSSASLLLCTEGLGSESTVDADDMLKDGDAEAETGALSGHSKETGTERSSDVKDAAAGAVEEGKAEKRPPSFPPPIRSIGRGGGKPHVCFRSFREDGRFVLLEVVIPGKDLLQATREGGRLKLQFTNGAAAAIAAGGVGVGEEVHGEDGTKHPSQDRLVI, translated from the coding sequence ATGGCTGCGCCCATGGCGTCGGATGGTGGGCTGAGGCGTCTGTTCGAGAAGCCGCTGCCGGAGAACCCGACTCTGCTGGAGGCGCTGTCGGCGTGGAACCGCGATATCCACCCCAATAAGCCCATCGACCCGGCGTCCTTCACCGAGATCTTCGGCGAGCTCCACTTCCAAGAGAAGCAGCAGCCGGACCGAGCCATCCTCGTGTCGCAGCCACCGCCTCGccctcgccctcctccgcgcACGGCGTCGTGGCTCGATATCGccgccgaggccgagatgaGCAACTTAAGCAAGGACGACTCGTCGCTGGACGGTCTCCTGAGGCCCAAGCCGGCGAGCACGGTGGCCACCGTGAAGAGGAGCGCGAGCTTCTGCATGAAGAAGAGCTCCGCGTCCCTGCTGCTGTGCACGGAGGGCCTCGGCTCCGAGAGCACCGTGGACGCCGACGACATGCTCAAGGACGGCGACGCCGAGGCCGAGACCGGCGCGCTCAGTGGGCACAGCAAGGAGACGGGCACGGAGAGAAGCAGCGACGTgaaggacgccgccgccggcgccgtggAAGAAGGAAAGGCTGAGAAACGGCCCCCGTCGTTCCCGCCGCCGATACGGTCGatcgggcgcggcggcgggaagcCGCACGTGTGCTTCCGATCGTTCCGGGAGGATGGGCGGTTCGTGCTGCTGGAGGTGGTGATCCCCGGGAAGGATCTCCTGCAGGCAACGCGCGAGGGCGGCAGGCTCAAGCTGCAGTTTACCAACGGCGCCGCTGCAGCCATAGCGGCTGGTGGCGTGGGCGTCGGCGAGGAGGTGCACGGAGAAGACGGCACCAAGCATCCAAGCCAAGATAGATTAGTCATATAA